Proteins encoded within one genomic window of Bacillus sp. F19:
- a CDS encoding YgzB family protein — protein MAAKYSSKINKIRTFALSLVFIGFFIMYIGIFFRTSPIVMTIFMMLGLLSIVGSTVVYFWIGMLSTKAVQVTCPSCSKTTKILGRVDICMYCNEPLTLDPNLEGKDFDEKYNRTTVE, from the coding sequence ATGGCAGCGAAATATTCTAGCAAGATTAATAAAATCCGCACGTTTGCATTGAGTTTAGTCTTTATTGGATTTTTCATTATGTATATTGGTATTTTCTTCAGAACTTCTCCGATTGTCATGACCATATTCATGATGCTCGGGTTATTATCTATAGTAGGAAGCACGGTGGTTTACTTCTGGATCGGCATGCTCTCGACTAAAGCTGTTCAAGTAACATGCCCTTCATGCAGCAAAACAACGAAGATTCTCGGCAGGGTTGATATATGCATGTATTGCAACGAACCGCTGACACTGGATCCGAATCTGGAAGGCAAAGACTTTGATGAAAAATACAATCGCACAACGGTCGAATAA
- a CDS encoding nucleotidyltransferase-like protein translates to MENLLRPIYQERASHPDTLAIVMIEKRNQTSPLTDNLDVALLVIVKEAKQPVYIKHYEFDNQKASLNIVTDEQIQQWILLGTNRRIVEWILNGKVLFDRNEYLGKLLDRLKMFPFSERRLKIGLEYGKLIRRYLEGKVFFESKQFLDAYNHIVHALHHLARLEVIDHGFYPEVTVWNQVRQMEPQVYKLYKELVESEESLEKRLELLFLASDFLIHSKSEIGAGHLLSILSEKEVWHYAELLEHPEAKYYSVDLSVLLEFLVDKNFVEVVQIETKGQRIFHRGYSVTKKY, encoded by the coding sequence ATGGAAAATCTTCTCCGTCCTATTTATCAAGAGAGAGCAAGTCATCCAGACACATTAGCAATCGTCATGATTGAAAAGAGAAATCAAACATCACCGCTTACAGATAATTTGGATGTCGCCCTGCTTGTTATTGTAAAAGAAGCGAAGCAGCCTGTTTATATTAAGCATTATGAATTTGACAATCAAAAGGCTTCACTGAATATAGTGACTGATGAACAGATTCAGCAGTGGATCCTGCTTGGAACTAACCGCCGCATTGTAGAATGGATTTTAAACGGGAAAGTTCTATTTGACAGAAATGAATACCTTGGCAAGCTTTTGGATCGTCTAAAAATGTTTCCTTTCTCAGAACGCAGATTAAAAATCGGCCTCGAGTATGGCAAGCTTATTAGAAGATACTTGGAAGGCAAGGTGTTTTTTGAATCAAAGCAGTTCCTTGATGCGTACAATCATATCGTTCATGCCCTTCATCATCTGGCCAGACTTGAAGTAATTGATCATGGATTTTATCCTGAGGTTACAGTCTGGAATCAAGTGAGGCAGATGGAACCGCAGGTTTATAAGCTGTATAAAGAGCTGGTTGAAAGTGAAGAGTCACTTGAAAAAAGACTTGAACTCCTCTTTTTGGCGAGTGATTTCCTGATCCACTCCAAATCAGAAATTGGTGCAGGACACCTGTTAAGCATCCTTTCTGAAAAAGAAGTGTGGCACTATGCAGAGCTTCTAGAGCATCCGGAAGCTAAATATTATTCGGTAGATTTAAGTGTGTTATTAGAGTTTCTTGTAGATAAAAATTTCGTTGAAGTTGTTCAGATTGAGACGAAAGGACAGAGAATTTTCCATCGCGGATATTCTGTTACAAAAAAGTATTGA
- the perR gene encoding peroxide-responsive transcriptional repressor PerR translates to MSEHQLKEALDTLKQTGVRITPQRHAILEYLIQSMTHPTADDIYKSLESKFPNMSVATVYNNLRVFREVGLVKELTYGDASSRFDFVTTEHYHVICEKCGKIVDFHYPGLDEVEHLASHVTGFKVSHHRMEIYGVCGSCEKKETH, encoded by the coding sequence ATGTCTGAACATCAGTTAAAAGAAGCACTTGACACGCTGAAGCAGACTGGAGTGCGCATTACTCCCCAGCGGCATGCCATTTTAGAATACCTTATTCAATCTATGACTCACCCTACAGCTGATGATATTTATAAATCCCTGGAAAGCAAGTTTCCAAATATGAGCGTTGCAACGGTCTATAACAATTTGCGTGTATTTCGCGAGGTAGGCCTTGTCAAAGAATTAACGTACGGGGATGCTTCGAGCAGATTTGATTTTGTCACAACGGAGCATTACCATGTTATTTGTGAAAAATGCGGAAAGATTGTAGATTTTCATTATCCGGGACTAGATGAGGTAGAACATCTTGCTTCACACGTGACAGGTTTCAAAGTAAGTCATCATCGCATGGAGATCTACGGAGTGTGCGGAAGCTGCGAAAAGAAAGAAACGCATTAA
- the cadA gene encoding cadmium-translocating P-type ATPase, which produces MNLAIEILHSIPGRTRVRWTGSGESISVIEAKLRSIPGVISALYSPISRTAVLHHSSACINLKLELFPSPEKSVHAQSARKTSSPLQAFSGFGLVASTYIAERMFGLPPLFKGPFANFFTPSAFAVLYASREIIINGLKSLRKPNPDTLTASALIASLLKGSPQSALVIYVMSSISEWLMDYTLNRTRGHIREMMEVKTPYAWLVTGNQQEIKVETDKVKAGDQVAVFQGEKIPFDGRIVSHHAQVDQSSITGEYTHVHVSEGSYVYAGSIVTEGNIVLEVDKIGEDLTVNRMIKLIEEAQDKQAPIQTISERFTNKMVPLSFMLAGFIFVFTRDWNRVLNMLVIDYVCGVKLSTAAAISGAIGKAAQKGILIKGGHTIEKLAKTDTVIFDKTGTVTEGKPIVTEIHTVNGCSEDQLLAYAASAEEHSSHPIAEAILAEAEIRGISIPDHEDESLENYVGKGVSVFVNGKHVIVGSRNFMDDHGVDVPGRLQTGVYVAMNLQLMGVIEIEDKIRNGMNRSINQLKRNGIDECIMLTGDYEQAAKKVAARISVDEYISEAMPQDKASIVRHLKKDQERTIMMVGDGINDAPALAYADIGVTIGSKKTDIAMETADVVIHSDNPLLVSEAINISKETMKIMKQNITATLLINTGAILLGTFGIIRPVVGAAIHNAATIGVVLNSAKLIFTGGKSNVFQIPNPTFHSRQNEIIGSGAGSNNRALSY; this is translated from the coding sequence ATGAATTTAGCCATTGAGATTTTGCATTCCATTCCAGGAAGAACAAGAGTCAGATGGACTGGCAGCGGGGAGTCCATTTCCGTTATTGAAGCAAAGCTCAGGTCGATTCCCGGAGTCATATCAGCCTTATATTCTCCAATAAGCCGTACTGCTGTGCTTCACCATTCTTCAGCCTGCATTAATCTAAAATTGGAATTATTTCCTTCTCCTGAAAAATCTGTTCATGCCCAATCTGCAAGAAAAACCTCTTCACCACTGCAGGCTTTTAGCGGTTTCGGGCTGGTGGCATCAACTTATATTGCGGAGAGAATGTTTGGTTTACCGCCTCTTTTCAAAGGGCCTTTTGCAAACTTCTTTACTCCTTCTGCTTTTGCAGTTTTGTACGCTTCAAGGGAAATAATCATCAATGGTTTAAAATCTTTGAGAAAACCTAATCCAGATACCCTTACTGCTTCCGCTCTGATTGCATCTTTATTAAAAGGAAGTCCGCAATCCGCACTGGTTATCTATGTCATGTCGTCCATCAGTGAATGGCTCATGGATTATACGTTAAACAGGACAAGAGGACACATAAGGGAAATGATGGAAGTTAAAACACCTTATGCTTGGCTGGTCACCGGAAATCAACAAGAAATTAAAGTCGAAACAGACAAAGTAAAAGCCGGTGATCAAGTTGCTGTTTTCCAAGGGGAAAAGATCCCTTTTGACGGTAGAATTGTAAGCCATCATGCTCAAGTTGATCAATCCTCTATAACGGGAGAATATACACATGTTCATGTTTCAGAAGGTTCTTATGTGTATGCCGGAAGCATCGTCACTGAAGGGAACATCGTTCTTGAGGTAGACAAAATTGGTGAGGATCTGACAGTTAACAGGATGATCAAATTAATCGAAGAGGCTCAGGATAAGCAAGCACCAATACAAACAATATCTGAGCGCTTTACGAATAAGATGGTTCCTTTATCATTTATGCTGGCTGGCTTTATTTTCGTTTTTACAAGAGACTGGAACCGGGTGCTGAATATGCTTGTAATTGATTATGTGTGCGGAGTAAAGCTATCGACAGCAGCCGCCATTTCAGGAGCAATCGGGAAGGCAGCCCAAAAAGGAATTTTAATAAAAGGCGGCCATACAATCGAGAAACTGGCTAAAACAGATACAGTAATTTTTGATAAAACAGGAACCGTCACAGAAGGAAAGCCGATTGTTACAGAAATTCATACCGTTAACGGCTGTTCAGAAGACCAGCTGCTGGCTTATGCTGCTTCCGCTGAGGAGCATTCCTCTCATCCAATTGCCGAGGCCATTTTAGCGGAAGCCGAGATCAGGGGTATCTCCATACCTGATCATGAAGACGAATCGTTAGAAAATTACGTAGGAAAAGGCGTTTCTGTTTTTGTTAATGGGAAACATGTCATCGTAGGAAGCAGGAATTTTATGGATGATCATGGTGTAGATGTACCCGGCCGTCTTCAAACAGGGGTATATGTAGCAATGAACCTCCAGCTGATGGGTGTAATTGAAATTGAAGATAAAATCAGAAATGGTATGAATCGTTCAATCAATCAGCTGAAACGGAATGGAATTGATGAATGCATCATGCTGACCGGTGACTATGAACAAGCTGCAAAAAAAGTAGCTGCCCGCATCTCTGTAGACGAATACATCTCAGAGGCCATGCCCCAGGATAAAGCCAGCATTGTCCGGCACCTCAAAAAAGATCAGGAACGGACTATCATGATGGTCGGGGACGGGATCAATGATGCACCTGCCCTTGCCTATGCAGACATCGGTGTTACAATCGGTTCCAAAAAAACGGATATTGCAATGGAAACTGCAGATGTGGTTATTCATTCCGACAACCCTTTGCTGGTGAGCGAAGCCATTAATATTTCTAAAGAAACGATGAAGATCATGAAACAAAACATCACTGCTACCCTTCTTATTAATACCGGCGCCATATTACTCGGGACGTTCGGAATCATAAGACCTGTTGTAGGTGCTGCCATTCATAATGCGGCAACAATAGGTGTTGTCCTCAATAGTGCCAAACTTATTTTTACAGGAGGCAAATCGAATGTATTTCAGATACCGAATCCTACATTCCATAGCAGGCAGAATGAGATTATCGGTTCCGGCGCTGGCAGTAACAACCGAGCACTCAGCTATTAA
- a CDS encoding carbohydrate ABC transporter permease: MGNRYTSRTFILEIIAIAVALIFLVPFYFVLINSVKPFAAILIDAAAWPKEFMFSNYAKVWEIINFPRAFWNSLVITVFSNIGLVIISSMAAWKMVRTPGKFSKILFILFVAAMVIPFQTVMIPLMKLGGTLGITNSIPGLIMMYFGFGVPLSLFLYHGFVKTVPVEIEESAKIDGCSEFGVFWRIVFPLLKPITVTVVILNTLWIWNDYLLPLLVLQDAELRTIPLAASSFFAQYTKQWDMGLAALVLGITPVVIFFLFLQKHIIKGIASGSIK; the protein is encoded by the coding sequence ATGGGTAACCGGTATACAAGCAGGACGTTTATATTAGAGATAATAGCCATTGCCGTCGCGCTCATTTTCCTTGTTCCTTTTTACTTCGTGCTGATCAACTCTGTCAAGCCGTTTGCGGCAATCCTCATTGATGCTGCAGCATGGCCGAAGGAATTCATGTTTTCTAACTATGCCAAGGTGTGGGAGATCATCAACTTCCCTCGTGCATTCTGGAACTCCCTTGTGATTACGGTTTTCAGTAACATTGGTTTAGTTATCATAAGTTCGATGGCTGCGTGGAAAATGGTCCGCACGCCAGGAAAGTTCAGCAAGATTTTATTCATTCTCTTCGTAGCTGCCATGGTCATCCCGTTCCAGACGGTCATGATCCCGCTTATGAAGCTTGGCGGTACGCTCGGGATAACAAATAGTATTCCAGGCTTAATCATGATGTATTTTGGATTTGGTGTTCCGCTGTCGCTGTTCTTATATCATGGATTCGTAAAAACAGTTCCTGTGGAAATTGAAGAATCAGCGAAAATAGACGGGTGCAGCGAGTTCGGAGTATTTTGGAGAATTGTTTTCCCTCTTCTAAAACCGATAACTGTCACGGTCGTTATTTTGAACACGCTATGGATCTGGAATGATTATCTGCTTCCATTGCTGGTTCTTCAGGATGCAGAGCTGCGGACGATTCCGCTTGCAGCAAGCTCATTCTTTGCTCAGTATACGAAGCAGTGGGATATGGGTCTTGCCGCGTTAGTGCTTGGTATTACACCAGTCGTCATCTTCTTCTTATTCTTACAGAAGCACATTATCAAGGGCATTGCTTCTGGCTCAATCAAGTAG
- a CDS encoding D-2-hydroxyacid dehydrogenase, which yields MKILSTVKLPGYLKEELINKFPDVNFHFDNRINEVMDEVKEAEVILTYGEDLTADIIGQAKELKWLMVASAGMDKLPFDALIHQNILVTNSKGVHKIPMAEYTLSMMLQISRESQQLYGNQQERKWDRRVKMHELHGKTVFILGAGAIGTEIARLAKAFGMTTKGMNRSGRIVEYFDIIYTYNGLEEGMKKADFVVSVLPSTKETKGIMEYKAFSLMKPEGVFINIGRGDAVCEADLVKALNEGKLKHAVLDVFREEPLRQDHPFWGMKNVTVTPHLSGITENYLPRAMDIFKTNLALYIDGDYASMENAIELIQGY from the coding sequence GTGAAGATTTTATCAACAGTAAAGCTGCCCGGTTATTTGAAGGAAGAATTAATAAATAAATTTCCAGATGTGAATTTTCATTTTGACAACAGGATCAATGAAGTCATGGACGAAGTAAAAGAAGCAGAAGTGATTTTGACATACGGTGAAGATCTGACAGCTGACATTATTGGACAAGCAAAAGAACTGAAATGGCTGATGGTTGCGTCTGCAGGGATGGATAAACTCCCTTTTGATGCGTTAATTCATCAGAATATACTGGTCACCAACTCTAAAGGTGTGCATAAGATTCCAATGGCTGAATATACACTATCAATGATGCTGCAAATTTCAAGGGAGTCACAGCAGCTGTATGGGAATCAGCAGGAGAGAAAATGGGACCGCAGAGTCAAAATGCATGAACTCCATGGGAAAACTGTCTTTATTTTAGGAGCAGGTGCCATCGGAACTGAAATTGCAAGGCTCGCTAAAGCTTTCGGAATGACAACGAAAGGGATGAACAGATCCGGCAGAATCGTTGAATATTTTGATATAATCTATACATACAATGGCTTGGAAGAAGGAATGAAAAAAGCAGACTTTGTTGTTTCTGTTCTGCCTAGTACAAAAGAAACAAAAGGGATAATGGAGTATAAAGCATTCAGCTTGATGAAACCGGAAGGCGTCTTCATTAACATTGGGCGCGGAGATGCGGTATGCGAAGCTGATTTAGTAAAAGCGCTGAACGAGGGAAAGCTAAAGCATGCAGTACTTGATGTGTTCAGAGAGGAACCATTGAGACAAGATCATCCCTTCTGGGGAATGAAGAATGTAACAGTAACACCGCATTTGTCCGGCATCACAGAGAACTATCTGCCTAGAGCGATGGATATTTTTAAAACAAACTTGGCGTTATATATAGATGGAGATTATGCATCCATGGAAAATGCAATTGAATTAATACAAGGATACTGA
- a CDS encoding sensor histidine kinase produces MLKKSIRNKLIVLLMITTIVPFGSSIIITYLYTKGSMEDQVVQESSNLLYQGKVNLESYLNELNGLTLSLYNNPDFINYMRSPDTENNYLTIGIVKNVMLTILYTADTINEVKISFAKDDRVISATKRSTIVFSTSKEDSRNEAFNSAERSPYNMYIEPIYASHENNTRGARDIIKIHRALTNVPGNDVLGYITLGISPDKIIDLSRNLYNRDTEEFYLLSSEGELIYSSDTDISDNQNDHKWIDRVLGAEKSSGTMEWKEDSFNGVMMYDQLSASSGGWILVKRVPYHNLYESAYSVAKINILFGVIGLSLVVLATLFVSFKITSPIRILLQNIEQVEKGNMKVPVQSFGSDEIGILGYRFQQMIERINHLITREYKLELENKTNQLKVLQSQINPHFLYNALQSIGTVALKNKVPQIYSLITHLSKIMRYGMNMEEDLVPLSKEINYTNAFLLLQKERFGENLDYTVDVDENVQEVQVPKMILQPIIENYFKHGFDIREGVGSIRLRCCRENDELVMKISDNGIGVTENRLNEIYEHFKAEALNKKGEETNIGLKNVYVRLKLYYNLQADLKLENQEEGGFMVTMRLPIWMEGEGNESNHH; encoded by the coding sequence ATGCTGAAGAAAAGCATCCGGAATAAGCTAATTGTTTTATTAATGATTACGACAATTGTGCCTTTTGGCAGTTCGATCATTATTACCTATTTATATACGAAAGGCTCCATGGAGGACCAAGTCGTCCAGGAAAGCAGCAATCTGCTGTATCAGGGCAAGGTTAACCTGGAGAGTTACCTTAATGAGCTGAATGGTTTAACTCTTTCTCTCTACAATAATCCTGATTTCATTAACTATATGAGATCACCGGATACTGAGAATAATTATTTAACCATAGGAATTGTTAAAAATGTGATGCTGACAATTCTTTATACAGCGGATACCATTAATGAAGTGAAAATTTCATTTGCAAAGGATGACCGGGTTATTTCTGCAACGAAACGTTCCACAATTGTTTTTTCCACAAGCAAAGAAGATTCCAGGAATGAAGCGTTCAACAGTGCAGAACGCAGTCCTTATAACATGTATATTGAACCAATCTATGCAAGCCACGAGAACAACACAAGAGGTGCAAGAGACATCATAAAGATCCACAGAGCACTGACGAATGTTCCTGGCAATGATGTCCTTGGCTATATTACACTTGGGATTTCACCTGATAAGATAATCGATTTAAGCAGAAATTTATATAATCGTGATACAGAAGAATTCTATCTATTATCATCAGAAGGCGAGCTTATTTACAGCTCAGATACAGATATTTCTGACAATCAAAATGATCATAAATGGATTGACCGCGTTCTGGGAGCAGAAAAATCTTCAGGAACCATGGAGTGGAAGGAAGACTCTTTTAATGGGGTGATGATGTACGATCAGCTTTCGGCTTCATCTGGAGGATGGATTTTAGTGAAAAGGGTTCCATATCACAACTTATATGAAAGTGCTTATAGTGTAGCCAAAATTAATATTCTATTTGGGGTTATTGGATTATCATTGGTTGTATTAGCTACCTTGTTTGTTTCATTTAAAATCACATCGCCTATTCGAATTTTGCTTCAAAATATTGAACAAGTGGAAAAAGGAAATATGAAGGTTCCGGTTCAGTCCTTTGGTTCAGATGAAATCGGGATTCTTGGATACAGGTTTCAGCAAATGATTGAACGGATCAATCACTTGATTACCCGTGAATATAAGCTTGAACTGGAAAACAAGACGAATCAGCTAAAAGTGCTGCAATCACAGATCAACCCGCACTTTTTATACAATGCGCTGCAATCAATCGGTACAGTTGCTTTAAAAAATAAAGTTCCGCAAATTTATTCCTTAATTACGCACTTATCTAAAATCATGAGATATGGAATGAACATGGAGGAAGATTTAGTTCCTTTGAGTAAAGAAATAAATTATACGAACGCGTTTCTTCTTTTGCAAAAGGAACGCTTTGGCGAAAATCTTGATTACACTGTAGATGTCGATGAAAACGTTCAAGAGGTTCAGGTTCCAAAAATGATTTTGCAGCCGATTATTGAAAATTATTTTAAACATGGGTTTGATATTCGTGAAGGTGTCGGGAGCATCCGGCTAAGATGCTGCAGGGAAAACGATGAGCTTGTCATGAAAATAAGCGACAATGGAATCGGAGTGACGGAAAACAGGTTAAATGAGATATATGAACATTTTAAAGCAGAGGCATTGAATAAAAAAGGAGAAGAAACAAATATAGGGCTGAAAAATGTGTATGTCAGGCTAAAGCTCTATTATAATCTGCAAGCTGATCTAAAGCTTGAAAACCAAGAAGAAGGAGGCTTTATGGTAACCATGAGGCTGCCTATATGGATGGAAGGTGAAGGAAATGAAAGCAATCATCATTGA
- a CDS encoding sugar ABC transporter permease — METKIQTDPVSTKSHLEAVPKKKFKYKSLLTYAAFVGPALLFFLVIQILPFLMGLYYSFTSWNGVSSAVEWVGIENYKKIFTNDPAFFNSFMFTTKFMFAAVIISNLIGFAFALILNAALKTKNILRTVFFIPNVIGGLLLGFIWQFIFVKGFASIGNMTGIEFFKMPWLGDETTAFWGIVIVFAWQTSGYMMVIYIAALQGVDNSLLEAAKMDGASSFTLLTKIIIPLILPAFTICLFLTISMAFKIFDLNISLTGGGPFNSTQSVAINIYQEAFQNNRYGLGTAKSILFFVVVAIFTTVQVMMTKKREVEA, encoded by the coding sequence TTGGAAACGAAAATTCAGACGGATCCGGTAAGCACGAAATCTCATTTGGAGGCAGTACCTAAAAAGAAATTTAAGTATAAGAGTTTACTAACATACGCTGCCTTTGTTGGACCGGCACTTTTATTTTTCTTAGTTATTCAGATTCTTCCTTTCTTAATGGGTCTTTATTATTCATTTACTTCATGGAATGGAGTCAGCTCGGCTGTTGAGTGGGTAGGAATTGAGAATTATAAGAAAATCTTTACGAACGATCCGGCCTTTTTTAATTCTTTTATGTTTACGACGAAATTTATGTTTGCGGCTGTTATTATTAGTAACTTAATAGGTTTTGCGTTTGCGCTGATTTTAAATGCTGCGCTTAAAACCAAAAACATATTGCGGACTGTGTTTTTTATTCCTAACGTGATCGGCGGGTTATTGCTCGGATTTATCTGGCAGTTTATTTTTGTAAAAGGGTTTGCTTCGATCGGGAACATGACGGGCATCGAATTTTTCAAAATGCCGTGGCTTGGGGATGAAACGACAGCGTTCTGGGGAATTGTCATTGTATTTGCATGGCAGACCAGCGGTTATATGATGGTCATCTATATTGCAGCGCTTCAAGGTGTGGATAATTCCCTGCTGGAGGCTGCGAAAATGGATGGTGCATCAAGCTTCACACTTTTAACAAAAATCATTATTCCTTTAATATTACCGGCATTTACGATTTGTCTGTTCTTAACGATTTCGATGGCATTCAAGATCTTTGACCTGAATATTTCCCTGACAGGCGGAGGGCCATTCAATTCAACTCAGTCTGTAGCGATTAATATTTATCAGGAAGCCTTCCAGAACAACCGTTATGGATTAGGTACAGCGAAGTCCATTCTGTTCTTTGTAGTAGTTGCAATCTTTACTACAGTTCAGGTTATGATGACGAAGAAGAGGGAGGTTGAGGCTTAA
- a CDS encoding ABC transporter substrate-binding protein, producing MKRFLLLCMSLVFVFGIMAGCSSKETAKDGESGGDSKSGDEVVTLNFFQFKVEIADQLQEMIKEFEAEHPNIKVKLETVGGGADYGAALKAKFASGEEPDIFNNGGFKELELWKEKLADLSGEPWVEHVLPIGKVPMTDADGKLYGMPVNLEGYGFVYNKDLFKKAGITEPPKTIDELKAAAKKLEAKKITPFSAGYGEWWVIGQHLLNIPFAQQEDPEAFIAGLYDGSEKIPGNKQFKEFKEVLDTELKYANDNPLTTDYNTQVTLFASGETAMLQQGNWTENMITEINPEINMGFLPIPISNDDSAGNLPVGVPNNWVLNKNSEHLEEAKTFLNWMVSSETGKRFITEEFAFIPAFDNIEPAGLGDLGTSILDYSKEEKTIPWTWFKWPDGANKEFAAAIQEYAAGKIDYDTLLERFQTSWDNLK from the coding sequence ATGAAACGCTTTCTGTTATTATGTATGTCTTTGGTATTCGTATTTGGTATTATGGCTGGCTGTTCTTCAAAGGAAACGGCTAAAGATGGGGAATCAGGCGGAGATTCTAAGTCTGGTGATGAAGTAGTAACGCTTAATTTCTTCCAATTCAAGGTTGAAATTGCTGATCAGCTTCAAGAGATGATTAAAGAATTCGAAGCTGAGCATCCAAACATTAAAGTAAAGCTTGAAACAGTTGGCGGAGGTGCCGATTACGGTGCAGCGCTTAAAGCAAAATTCGCTTCAGGTGAAGAGCCGGATATTTTCAACAACGGCGGATTTAAAGAATTAGAGCTTTGGAAAGAAAAGTTAGCTGATCTATCAGGCGAGCCATGGGTTGAGCATGTTCTTCCAATCGGAAAAGTGCCAATGACAGATGCAGACGGCAAGCTTTATGGTATGCCTGTAAACCTTGAAGGATATGGATTTGTTTACAACAAAGATTTATTTAAAAAAGCGGGTATTACAGAGCCGCCTAAAACGATTGACGAATTAAAAGCCGCTGCGAAAAAGCTTGAAGCTAAAAAGATCACTCCATTCTCTGCCGGTTATGGCGAGTGGTGGGTAATTGGACAGCATTTACTTAACATTCCATTTGCTCAGCAAGAAGATCCAGAAGCATTTATCGCTGGATTATATGATGGTTCTGAGAAAATCCCAGGCAACAAGCAGTTTAAAGAATTTAAAGAAGTATTAGACACAGAGCTTAAATATGCAAACGATAATCCATTAACAACAGATTACAATACTCAAGTTACACTGTTTGCTTCTGGTGAAACAGCAATGCTTCAACAAGGAAACTGGACTGAGAACATGATCACTGAAATCAATCCTGAAATCAACATGGGCTTCCTTCCAATTCCAATCAGCAATGATGATAGTGCAGGAAACCTTCCTGTAGGCGTTCCGAATAACTGGGTATTGAATAAAAACTCAGAGCACCTTGAAGAAGCTAAAACATTCTTAAACTGGATGGTTTCTTCTGAAACTGGTAAACGCTTCATCACAGAAGAATTTGCATTCATTCCAGCATTTGATAACATTGAGCCAGCAGGTCTTGGCGATCTGGGAACATCAATCCTTGATTACTCTAAGGAAGAAAAAACAATTCCTTGGACTTGGTTCAAATGGCCGGATGGAGCGAATAAAGAATTCGCAGCAGCTATACAGGAATACGCTGCAGGCAAAATTGATTATGATACACTGCTTGAGAGATTCCAGACCTCATGGGATAACTTGAAGTAA